The DNA segment CACGCCTGGTCGCAAAAGCGCCATTTCCCGCGAGCCGCGCGCCAAGACCTTTGAAAGTTCACCGCAATGAACCATGCCGAAGCTCTACGAATATCTTGGCATCTTGATTTATTTTTACTCGAATGAGCACGAACCGATTCATGTTCATGGCAAACACGGCAAGCAGGAGAGCCGCGCGGAAATCATTTTGGAGAATGGCCGGGTCATCCGCGTGGTGGTTGGCCACATCCCCGGCAAACGCCCGCTGGATGGATCAAGGTTGAGGGATTTTGAAACATTCGTGAATGCCAGGGCGGAAGAAATTGTGGAACACTGGATCAACTTTTTCGTGAACAACATTCGGAGCAAACCGGAAATCATCACCCGGAGGATCAAATGAAAACGAGCGCGACGCAGTATCTTGAAGTGACCGAGGCGAAATACGTTTCGGGCTACAAGCTGCGGCTCACGTTCAATGACGGCGCGGTGCGCGTGGTTGACTTCGGACCGTTTCTCGCCAAGGCGCGCAATCCCGACACGACCGATTATCGCGATCTGAAAAAGTTCAAGCGCTTCCACATCCAGGACGGGGATTTGATATGGGGCGACTACCAGATGATTTTTCCCATCATGGATTTGTATCACGGGACAATTCTTAAAGGGGAAGCGCCGACTCCAGCGCATTTGGTTTTGAGTGAAACCATTTTTCCGGCGGCGTCCGTCTCGCAGCGAAAAACCAAGCCGGTTTCTTACAAAAAATCGAAACACGAATCGCGTGTGCGGACGCCGGAGGATTGATTGCATGAGTTATGCATATCATTACGCGCAAACGGTTGAACGAATTTGCAAAGCTGCATCCGGCCGTGGCGAGCGGCTTGATTCATTGGTATCAAGCGTTAAAGAAGAACAATCCGGCCAACTTCGCCGAGCTGCGGCGTGTGTTTCCACACGCGGATCAAGTAGGCGGGCTGACCGTGTTCAACATTGGCGGCAACAAGGCTCGTTTGGTGGCGGCGCTTCATTACAATCGCCGCAAGGTGTATATTCGGGCCGTGCTCACACATGCCGATTACGACAGCGGTAAATGGAAAGAGAGCTAACGATGTCAAACGCACAAATCAAAAGAGCATTCCAAGCTTGGCCGCAAGTTGAGCCTACCTTGCGGGTGCCGCACAACGAGCGCGAATACCGTCAGCTTGTAAAATTGCTCGACCACTTGGTGGATGAGGTGGGCGAGAATGA comes from the Verrucomicrobiia bacterium genome and includes:
- a CDS encoding DUF4160 domain-containing protein gives rise to the protein MPKLYEYLGILIYFYSNEHEPIHVHGKHGKQESRAEIILENGRVIRVVVGHIPGKRPLDGSRLRDFETFVNARAEEIVEHWINFFVNNIRSKPEIITRRIK
- a CDS encoding DUF2442 domain-containing protein codes for the protein MKTSATQYLEVTEAKYVSGYKLRLTFNDGAVRVVDFGPFLAKARNPDTTDYRDLKKFKRFHIQDGDLIWGDYQMIFPIMDLYHGTILKGEAPTPAHLVLSETIFPAASVSQRKTKPVSYKKSKHESRVRTPED
- a CDS encoding type II toxin-antitoxin system HigB family toxin gives rise to the protein MHIITRKRLNEFAKLHPAVASGLIHWYQALKKNNPANFAELRRVFPHADQVGGLTVFNIGGNKARLVAALHYNRRKVYIRAVLTHADYDSGKWKES